The genomic stretch AGCGCGCGCAGGTCGCGGTGAGTGGCGGCAATCAGCCGAACGTTCACATGGCGGGTTTCCACGGAGCCAATTTTGCGGATTTCGCCCTCTTGCAGTACCCGCAGCAGGCGCGCTTGGGCATCCAGCGGCAGCTCGCCAATCTCATCGAGAAACAGCGTGCCGCCGTCGGCGGCTTCGACCAAGCCGGTGCGTGCCGCGCTGGCGCCGGTAAAGGCGCCTTTTTCGTGACCAAACAGCTCGGATTCGATCAGCGTTTCGGGAATCGCCGCGCAGTTCACGCAAATCAGCGGCGCTTTGGCGCGCTTGCTCTGCTGATGGATGGCGCGCGCGACCAGCTCCTTGCCAGTGCCAGATTCGCCTTGGATGAGCACGGTGACGTCCGCAGGCGCGGTTTTGCGGATGCGCGTGTACACCTCCTGCATGGCGGTACAGTCACCAATCATGGTTTGACGGCCGCCACCCTCGTCGGTGACATCCGGCGGCGTGCCCTGCTGCATCGACTGCTTGTGCAGAATACGCTCGACGGTTTCCAGAAGCTCGGTGTGGTCGAAGGGTTTGGCGACATAGTCGACCGCGCCCTGCTTGAGCGCATCCACCGCCGAACGCATGCTGGCGTAGCTGGTCATGATCAGTACCGGAGCGGGGGCCGCGAGTTCAATGAGCGTCGTGCCCGGCTCCCCCGGCAGGCGCAGGTCGCTGATGATGAGGTCAAAGTCGCTGAGTGGCTGCGTGCGGGCCTCTTCGGCGCTGGCCGCTTCGCTGACACTGTAGTGATGACGTTCCAGTAAGCGCTTTAACGCGCTGCGAATAATCGCTTCATCTTCAACAATCAGTATCCTGGGCATGGGGCAAGTGATCATCCTGTTGGTAAAGCGGTAGCCATAGCGTAATGGCCGTGCCGCGAGGCTTTCCGGGAGGTGGCGAAGCGACCTCTATTTTGCCTTGGTGCTCATTGATAATTTGATACGCCAACGATAGCCCAAGTCCGGTGCCTTCACCCGCCGGTTTGGTGGTGGTGAACGGTTCGAACAGGCGGTGTTTGACGCTGGGGTCGATCCCATGGCCGTCGTCAACGACGCGCCACCAAGCGTGACGGGCCTGAGTGCCTGCCTCAATTAGCACCGTTCCCTGGGGGGAGCAAGCATCCTTGGCGTTGCTCAGTAAATTTACCATGACTTGGGTAAGACGCTGAGCATCACCGCTCACCACAATGTCACTTGGGCAGTGATTGGTAAAGGTGACATCCTCCCCCGAGCGGGCTAAATGGATCAAGTGCAGGGCGTCGTCGCTGACCGTTTTCAGCGAGGCTGGGGCGGCAGGAAGCGGCAGTGCCGGGCGTCCGCCATGGGCAAAGCCCACCAGTGAGTTGACGATTTTAGTCACCCGCTGAGTGAGCTGCTGAATTTGGTCGGCGGTTTCCAAAAGCGCCGGGTCGTCGGTGTCGTAGCGCAGGTTTTGCGCCAGCGATGAGATGCCGGTAATCGGGTTGCCAATCTCGTGAGCGACCCCAGCGGCAAGCTGGCCAATGGAGGCGAGCCGCGCAGCGTGCACCAACTCCTCCTCCAGCCATTTCATCTCGGTATGATCCTCGACCAGAATGACGCTGCCGCCGCGGCTATCGTGGCCGCTGAGCACCGCTTTGTGCAGCGTCAAAAAGTAGTCTTTGCCGTGCAGCGTGACCGCCTGTTTGTACAGCGGCGTTTGGCTGGCATTCAGCACGCTGCCCAGTAGCGTGGGCCAGGGCGGCGGCAGGCTGTCGCGCCGGGAGCCGATCACGCTATCGCCGCTGATGCCAGAGAGCTGGGAGAGCGCTTGGTTCCACATCAGCAGCTCATCGTCGTCGCCTAACACGCACAGCCCCACCGGCAGATAGGCCAGGGTTTGCCGATGGTGACGGCGCAGCCCGTCGAGTTCTCTGGCAAGCCCGGTGAGACGCGAGCGGTAGGCTTCTAAGCGGCTCTCGACAAAGTGGATGTCGTCGGTGACAGGAGCATCGTCGTGGCGGTAGGGCAGGTAGCGGTCGACGATATCCCGCGCCACCGACGGCCCCATCAGCCCTGATAAGTTGGCCTGAATACGGTCACGTAAACGGCGCAGCGCATAGGGTCGGCGCTCTTGCGGGGTCAGGTTGAGCGCCTTTAAGGCGCGGTCCACCTCGCGACTGGCGGCTTCATCACCAAGTGCCTGAGCCAAGTGGGCGGGGAAGTCACCCGCCGTGGCGGCTTCCAGCGGTAGGCGTTTCGAGCGGATGACCGCATCCACCGAGCAGGCTTCTGCCGCCGAACGCTCGCCCTCTGAGATGCGCGTAAACAGCGACACCACGATCAGCAAAACGATATTCACCGCCAGCGAGATCAGCGTGGCGTTGTACCACGCGGGTGCATCGGCGGGCATCAACAGAGTGAACGGCAGTGCGGGAAGGGCGATATCGAACAGCAGCGGTAGCCATAACCCCCATAGCCAGACGCCAATACCGCCGATAAGGCCGGCAATCATGCCTTTGCGGTTGGCACCCGGCCAATAGAGCAGTGCTAGAAGGCCCGGCAAACACTGTGCCATGCCCACGAACGCGGCCAGCCCGAGGTTCGTCAGGGAGTGATAGCGCCCGACGCTTTCGGCAAACAGCCAGCCACCGACAATCACGGCCCCGACCAGCCCCCGGCGCAGCCACAGCAGCCAGCCGTAGAGGTCGCTACGCGCCTCTGGCGGACGGGCGACCAGCACGATGTGGTTTAGCACCATGCCGGAGAGCGCGAGCGCAATCATCATCATGGTGCCGCTGGCGGCCGCCAAGCCCCCAATGAACGCCAGCGCGCCGACCCACCAGTGCTCGGTCATCAGGTACGCCGCGTAAGCGGCCAGCGGTACGCTCTCGTTGGCCGACTGCGCCGCCCACAGGATCAGCGGCACCGGTAGCGCCATCAAGAGCAAAAAGAGCGGTAGTGTCCAACTGGCTTGCAGCAAGGTATGGCGAGAGAGGCTTTCGGCAAAGGTGATCTGAAATAGGTGCGGCATCATGAAGGCCGCCGCGAAAAACAGCAGCAGAAGCGTACGCCACTGGGGGGCTTCGAGCTGTGGGGTGGCGCTCTGGAGTGCCGCGCCCGGGCCTTCCAGCCAGCGCTGTAAATCTTGAGGGCCATCAAACACCCACCACAAGGCAATGGCACCGAGCCCGAGCATGGCCAGGAGTTTGATCACCGATTCGAAGGCAATCACGCTCAGCAGCGTATCGTGGCGGTGCCGATGACTGTGGCGGGCGCCAAACAGCACGGCGCAGGCGGCAATGATGCCACAGAACAGCAGCGCTACCGCAGCACTGTAGCGACTGCCGGTCAGTAGTTGCACGGCGTCACTCAAGGTTTGCACCTGAATGCCCAGTAGCGGCAGCACGGCGAGCAGGCTCAAGAGCGTCACCAGCGTTCCCGCCCAGCGGGAGCGGTAGCGAAAGGCGAATAGATCCGCCAGTGAAGAGAGCTGGTAAGTGCGGGTAATGCGCTGAATCGGTACCAGCAGCACAGGGGCGAGTAAGAAAGCTCCCGCTGGCCCTAGGTAGTAAGCGAGGTAGCCAAACCCGGCATTCGCGGCGAGTTCGATGCTGCCGTAGATGGCCCAGGCGCTGGCGTATACGCCGAGCGCTAGGGTATACACCATCGGGTGGCGAGTAATGCGCACCGGCACCCAGCCCCGCTCGACGGCCATGCCACAGCCAAACAGCAGCCCAAGATAGCCAAGCCCCAGTAATACGACGCCTACTAACTCAGCGTTCATCCAACTTCCTCTTCTGCTCGAGCCATAGCGTCAGGGCAATCAGGACCCCCCAAATGGCAAACGGGCGGTACCAGGCCACGCTCGGGTCAGCCCAGCCATCCATGAACAGCGGGGAGAGAAGATACCCGCCAAAGACAAGAAATAGCATGATGCGGTAAACGTACATCTTACGGCTCCGGTGGCGAAGAGCGGTGGGCCTGCGGGGCCAGCTGGGCCACCGACCAGTGCTCGATGGCCCAGCGTAGCTGCACGCTCGGCGCTTCATCGATTAGAGTCGGTGGCGGGGTCTGGTCGAGGAGTTGAAGCGCCTGAAATAGCTGGCGACGAATACCGCGGCTCTCCTCGGCCAGTGCAGGGGCGAGATTTTGCTTGGAGAGCTTTTGGCCGTCCGCCGTGACTACCAGCGGCAGATGCAGGTAGCGCGGCGTGGGCAGCTGTAGCGCTGCCTGTAACTGCTGCTGCCAAGGCGTGTTATCCAGCAGGTCGTACCCCCGTACGACATCGGTGATGCCCTGGTGGGCGTCATCCACCACCACCGCAAGTTGATAGGCCCATAGTTGATCTTTGCGTTTTAACACGACATCGCCCAGCTCGGTGGGATCGAAGCGCTGCTCGCCGAATAGCCGGTCGTGCCAGCCGACGGGGCGTTTGGCGAGGTCGCTGCGCAGCCGCCATGCGACCGGCTTGCTGGCATCGCGCACACCGTCTCGGCACCAGCCGGGGTAAATATCGTAAGCCTGCCACTGCTTGCGTGAGCAGCTACATGGATACGCCAGCCCCTGATCGATGAGCTGGTCCAGGGCTTGCTGGTAGGCATCATGACGATGGCGTTGCCATATTACCTCCCCATCCCATGTCAGGCCGAAGGCCTCTAGCTGGCGCAAGATGGTGCTGTCCGCGCCTTCTGGGCAGCGTGGTGGGTCGATGTCTTCGATCCGGAGCAGCCACTGGCCGCCCGCAGCGCGGGCATCCAAATAGCTGCCGAGCGCGGCAACCAGCGAGCCAAGATGAAGTGGCCCGGAGGGGGTGGGGGCAAAGCGCCCTCGATAGTGAGCGGTGGCGGTCATAGCAACCCGTGCGTGAAAACGGTCAAACGGTGAGAAGCACACAAGATGACAAACAAAAACGGGCACCTCAAGGGTGCCCGCTGTCGGCCATCGTCTTAGCCGGATGGCAGGGTGCTTAACCGCCTAGCTGCTTCTCTTTCAGCTCGGCCAAGGTTTTGCAGTCGACGCACAGTGTGGCGGTGGGGCGTGCTTCCAAGCGACGAATGCCGATCTCCACGCCGCAGGCTTCGCAGAAGCCGTAGTCGTCATCATCGATCTTCTCGATGGTTTCGTTGATCTTCTTCAGCAACTTGCGCTCGCGATCCCGGGTACGCAGTTCCAGGCTAAAGCCCTCTTCTTGCGTGGCGCGGTCGGCGGGGTCGGCGTAGTTGTTAGCATCTTCCTGCAGGTGGCGTACGGTACGATCCACCTCTTCCATGAGGTCCTGTTTCCAGTCCAGAAGCAGCTGGCGGAAGTGCGCG from Halomonas meridiana encodes the following:
- a CDS encoding sigma-54 dependent transcriptional regulator — encoded protein: MPRILIVEDEAIIRSALKRLLERHHYSVSEAASAEEARTQPLSDFDLIISDLRLPGEPGTTLIELAAPAPVLIMTSYASMRSAVDALKQGAVDYVAKPFDHTELLETVERILHKQSMQQGTPPDVTDEGGGRQTMIGDCTAMQEVYTRIRKTAPADVTVLIQGESGTGKELVARAIHQQSKRAKAPLICVNCAAIPETLIESELFGHEKGAFTGASAARTGLVEAADGGTLFLDEIGELPLDAQARLLRVLQEGEIRKIGSVETRHVNVRLIAATHRDLRALSKSGEFRLDLYYRLNVMQIALPPLREREDDVLKIADILLEKACKRHERPGLRLSRAARQDLRDYPWPGNVRELENALERGVILAEGHLIHPDDLGLGPVTNRSHPPAPSAAPSLSETAATIDEDDLSLEDYFQHFVLEHQDQMSETELAQKLGISRKNLWERRQRLGIPRKKTARRQS
- a CDS encoding ATP-binding protein, which translates into the protein MNAELVGVVLLGLGYLGLLFGCGMAVERGWVPVRITRHPMVYTLALGVYASAWAIYGSIELAANAGFGYLAYYLGPAGAFLLAPVLLVPIQRITRTYQLSSLADLFAFRYRSRWAGTLVTLLSLLAVLPLLGIQVQTLSDAVQLLTGSRYSAAVALLFCGIIAACAVLFGARHSHRHRHDTLLSVIAFESVIKLLAMLGLGAIALWWVFDGPQDLQRWLEGPGAALQSATPQLEAPQWRTLLLLFFAAAFMMPHLFQITFAESLSRHTLLQASWTLPLFLLLMALPVPLILWAAQSANESVPLAAYAAYLMTEHWWVGALAFIGGLAAASGTMMMIALALSGMVLNHIVLVARPPEARSDLYGWLLWLRRGLVGAVIVGGWLFAESVGRYHSLTNLGLAAFVGMAQCLPGLLALLYWPGANRKGMIAGLIGGIGVWLWGLWLPLLFDIALPALPFTLLMPADAPAWYNATLISLAVNIVLLIVVSLFTRISEGERSAAEACSVDAVIRSKRLPLEAATAGDFPAHLAQALGDEAASREVDRALKALNLTPQERRPYALRRLRDRIQANLSGLMGPSVARDIVDRYLPYRHDDAPVTDDIHFVESRLEAYRSRLTGLARELDGLRRHHRQTLAYLPVGLCVLGDDDELLMWNQALSQLSGISGDSVIGSRRDSLPPPWPTLLGSVLNASQTPLYKQAVTLHGKDYFLTLHKAVLSGHDSRGGSVILVEDHTEMKWLEEELVHAARLASIGQLAAGVAHEIGNPITGISSLAQNLRYDTDDPALLETADQIQQLTQRVTKIVNSLVGFAHGGRPALPLPAAPASLKTVSDDALHLIHLARSGEDVTFTNHCPSDIVVSGDAQRLTQVMVNLLSNAKDACSPQGTVLIEAGTQARHAWWRVVDDGHGIDPSVKHRLFEPFTTTKPAGEGTGLGLSLAYQIINEHQGKIEVASPPPGKPRGTAITLWLPLYQQDDHLPHAQDTDC
- the gluQRS gene encoding tRNA glutamyl-Q(34) synthetase GluQRS, with the translated sequence MTATAHYRGRFAPTPSGPLHLGSLVAALGSYLDARAAGGQWLLRIEDIDPPRCPEGADSTILRQLEAFGLTWDGEVIWQRHRHDAYQQALDQLIDQGLAYPCSCSRKQWQAYDIYPGWCRDGVRDASKPVAWRLRSDLAKRPVGWHDRLFGEQRFDPTELGDVVLKRKDQLWAYQLAVVVDDAHQGITDVVRGYDLLDNTPWQQQLQAALQLPTPRYLHLPLVVTADGQKLSKQNLAPALAEESRGIRRQLFQALQLLDQTPPPTLIDEAPSVQLRWAIEHWSVAQLAPQAHRSSPPEP
- the dksA gene encoding RNA polymerase-binding protein DksA, coding for MPVAEKKPEASKSFTPYEPAPGEEYMNEKQLAHFRQLLLDWKQDLMEEVDRTVRHLQEDANNYADPADRATQEEGFSLELRTRDRERKLLKKINETIEKIDDDDYGFCEACGVEIGIRRLEARPTATLCVDCKTLAELKEKQLGG